GATTGCTGAGGATGGCAGCCAGATCTCCTGGTCGTTCAATCACCGGCCCCGATGTGCCTTTTAGATTCACCCGCAGTTCGCCGGCGATGATGTAAGCCAAGGTTGTTTTTCCCAGTCCAGGAGGTCCGCAAAAAAGGACATGGTCCAATGCTTCCCCTCGCTTTTTTGCGGCCTCGATGTAAACGCGTAGATTATTCTTGACCTCCTCCTGCCCGATATACTCATCCAGGCATTTGGGACGGAGATTGACGTCATAGCGTAAATCTTCTTCATTGATCTCGGGCTGAACTCCGCGCTTCGTTAGAGGAGATTTTTCCGAACTATCATCCGCCATCTTGACCCAATCTTGTTTGCCCGTCATAATCCTCAACTCTTAGAAAGAACTCTTAAACTCTCCTTGAGCGCTTCTTCCAATTTTATCCCTGGTCTTTGCTGAAGAATGTTCTCCGCCGCACTTTCGGCCTGACCCTTTTTGTATCCGAGATTCACCAAAGCGGAAACGATGTCCTCGGTCATTTCATCCCTTGGAAGATGACTCTTGGGAGGAAGGGAAACACGGGATTCAAGTTTTTGCACTTTTTCCTGGAGGTCCAGAATCATCCGTTCGGCCATTTTACGCCCCACCCCCGGGATGGATAACAAACGGTTCAAATCTCCTGAACCGAGTGATCTTATGAGCAACGGCGCAGATATTCCCGAGAGAATATTAAGGGCTAACTTGGGCCCGATGCCGGAAACACCGATGAGGATCTGAAAGATTTCCTTTTCCAATAGAGTGGAAAAACCATAAAGCTGCAGGACGTCCTCCCGAACATGAGTGTAGGTGTACACCCGCACGGGCTGTTCTACTTCAGGAAGGTCGTAAAAGGTATTGAGGGAAACATAAACCTGAAACCCGACCCCATTGGCCTCTACGATGACCAAACCTGGACTTTTTTGGATCAACTGGCCCCGGATTTGGGCGATCATCCACGTCCCTCAAGCCAATCTCCGGTTTGATCTTTCCATCGGGTTCCGGCGGGAGATTTCTGCGCAGCCAAGAGGCGCAACGAATTATTCCAGGAAAAAGAATGAGCCAAGCATAGCGCCACAGCTAAAGCATCCGCAGCATCCGCCTTCAAATTCTTGGGTGGATGCAAGAGGGAGTAAATCATGGCCTGAACCTGTTCCTTGGCTGCTCTTCCATATCCAACGACGGCTTGCTTGACTTCCAGAGGACTGTATTCATGCACCTCTACACCCGCTTCGGCTGCAGCCAAAATGGCCACCCCCTTTGCTTGTCCCAGGAGCATGGCGCTTCTTACGTTTTTAGCAAAGAAAGGCTGTTCCACCGCCATCAGGTGGGGGGTATAATTTTTAATTTCTTCCGCCAGGCGCCGATAAATGCGCTGGATACGCTGGGGAA
This sequence is a window from Deltaproteobacteria bacterium. Protein-coding genes within it:
- the ruvA gene encoding Holliday junction branch migration protein RuvA, which encodes MIAQIRGQLIQKSPGLVIVEANGVGFQVYVSLNTFYDLPEVEQPVRVYTYTHVREDVLQLYGFSTLLEKEIFQILIGVSGIGPKLALNILSGISAPLLIRSLGSGDLNRLLSIPGVGRKMAERMILDLQEKVQKLESRVSLPPKSHLPRDEMTEDIVSALVNLGYKKGQAESAAENILQQRPGIKLEEALKESLRVLSKS
- the ruvC gene encoding crossover junction endodeoxyribonuclease RuvC, which encodes MLNRTKPSLESIISSPKGKEIRIIGVDPGLGATGFGLIAMGSDGAILYRGSGVIRSPATLSFPQRIQRIYRRLAEEIKNYTPHLMAVEQPFFAKNVRSAMLLGQAKGVAILAAAEAGVEVHEYSPLEVKQAVVGYGRAAKEQVQAMIYSLLHPPKNLKADAADALAVALCLAHSFSWNNSLRLLAAQKSPAGTRWKDQTGDWLEGRG